The DNA segment AGAACATTGAAAATGAAAGGAATTGTAGAATCATATAGAGGCATTACAGGAGGATATGAATTAAAGAAAGAAGAAATAGATATTTATGAAATAATAAAAGATTTACAAGGAGATTTATATATAACAAATGATTTTAAAGAAAAAGAACCTGAAGATGAAATAGAA comes from the Fusobacterium sp. genome and includes:
- a CDS encoding Rrf2 family transcriptional regulator, giving the protein MKLIQESIYGIRLVKYLANLKRGEIVSAGDMSKEVGVTLKFTLKILRTLKMKGIVESYRGITGGYELKKEEIDIYEIIKDLQGDLYITNDFKEKEPEDEIE